From a single Bacillus gobiensis genomic region:
- a CDS encoding SRPBCC family protein, whose translation MFTKIEITRTFNATRELVFKAFTESEHLQNWWGPKGWTFDISKFEPRQGGVFHYNQISPDGSVMWVKFVYHDINAPEKLIYTSCFSDEKGNIVPAPFDDNWPLEILNTFTFSEHEGKTTLTMIGTPVSPTEEEIKTFEESQEMIQKGFSGTFDQLADYLSKGLKQII comes from the coding sequence ATGTTTACAAAAATCGAAATCACACGTACATTCAATGCTACACGTGAGCTTGTGTTTAAAGCATTTACAGAATCAGAACATTTGCAGAACTGGTGGGGACCAAAAGGATGGACTTTTGATATTTCTAAGTTTGAGCCCCGTCAAGGCGGTGTCTTCCATTACAACCAAATATCGCCTGACGGTAGCGTAATGTGGGTCAAATTTGTTTATCATGATATCAATGCTCCAGAGAAACTCATTTATACCTCTTGCTTTTCTGATGAGAAAGGTAACATTGTACCTGCTCCTTTTGACGACAACTGGCCGCTGGAAATCCTGAATACTTTTACGTTCAGTGAGCATGAAGGAAAAACGACTCTTACAATGATTGGGACTCCTGTATCCCCGACTGAGGAGGAAATTAAAACCTTCGAGGAATCACAAGAGATGATTCAGAAGGGTTTTTCAGGCACATTCGATCAACTAGCCGATTATCTGTCAAAAGGTTTAAAACAAATAATATAA
- the nirD gene encoding nitrite reductase small subunit NirD has protein sequence MVNESITKLYVCTLSDLPERLGKTVRVGTKEVAVFRLSNGKIRAIENRCPHKGGVLSEGIVSGKFVFCPMHDWKICVDDGKVQEPDHGCVKTYHTLVESEAVYLLI, from the coding sequence ATGGTTAATGAAAGCATCACAAAATTATACGTTTGCACCTTGAGTGATCTGCCTGAGCGGCTGGGGAAAACCGTACGAGTGGGAACAAAAGAAGTAGCCGTATTCCGATTGTCAAATGGAAAAATCCGCGCGATCGAAAACCGATGTCCTCATAAAGGCGGAGTATTAAGTGAAGGAATTGTTAGCGGCAAATTTGTCTTTTGCCCCATGCACGATTGGAAAATTTGTGTCGATGACGGAAAAGTACAAGAGCCTGATCATGGATGTGTCAAAACGTATCATACTCTAGTCGAAAGTGAAGCGGTTTATCTTTTAATTTAG
- the nirB gene encoding nitrite reductase large subunit NirB, which yields MRKKKLVLVGNGMAGIRAIEEVLTGSKDEFEITIFGSEKHPNYNRILLSKVLQGDTDITDITLNDWDWYEQNRIQLYTGETVIKVDSEKKEVLTDAGRTEAYDELILATGSLPFILPIQGADKQGVTAFRDIQDTDEMLEASKTYKKAAVIGGGLLGLEAARGLLNLGMEVTVIHNSSFLMNRQLDATAGRLLQSELEKQGMKFLMEKDTKAVLGGDRAEGLSFKDGTSIQADLVVMAVGIRPNCHLAKESGISTNRGVIVNDFMQTDLPNIYAVGECVEHDGNTYGLVAPLYEQAKVLANFICGNETKPYRGSVVSTQLKVSGVEVFSAGDFLEGQDKKAIKIFDEQDGIYKKIVLKENQIVGAVLFGDSSEGSRLFSMIQKQADISNTEKVSILQPIGEEAGESLVASMTDEEIVCGCNGVSKGAIVQAIQQQGCSTVNEIKACTNASRSCGGCKGLVADVLQHTMGEDFDAASQKEAICGCTTLSREEVVEQIKEKGLTHVREVMNVLGWSEEEGCSKCRPALNYYLGMVNPTNYEDERESRFVNERMHANIQKDGTYSVVPRMYGGVTNSKDLRRIADVVEKYEIPLVKVTGGQRLDLLGVKKEDLPKVWEDLDMPSGFAYGKSLRTVKTCVGEQFCRFGTQDSISLGIYLEKKFEGLQTPHKVKMAVSACPRSCAESGFKDIGFIGIDGGWELYVGGNGGTHVRGGDLLYKVKTVEEVLEVTGAYLQYYRETANYLERTSAWIERVGLAHVQSVLDDKEKRRELNVRMDEALSVYKDPWKQILNDEKTMKELFENVVMS from the coding sequence TTGAGAAAGAAAAAGTTAGTTCTAGTTGGAAATGGCATGGCAGGTATTCGCGCAATTGAAGAGGTTTTAACAGGTTCAAAGGATGAGTTTGAGATTACGATATTTGGAAGTGAGAAGCATCCAAATTACAATAGAATTTTGTTATCGAAAGTTTTACAAGGAGATACGGACATAACTGACATCACATTAAACGACTGGGATTGGTACGAACAAAATCGTATTCAACTGTATACCGGTGAAACAGTGATCAAGGTTGATTCAGAGAAAAAAGAAGTACTTACGGATGCCGGAAGGACAGAAGCTTATGATGAGTTAATTCTTGCCACTGGATCGCTGCCTTTTATCCTGCCGATTCAAGGAGCGGATAAACAAGGGGTGACGGCCTTTCGAGACATTCAGGATACTGATGAAATGCTCGAAGCCTCCAAAACTTATAAAAAAGCTGCAGTGATTGGCGGCGGATTGTTAGGGCTGGAAGCGGCAAGAGGACTTTTAAATTTAGGCATGGAAGTCACCGTCATTCACAATTCTTCCTTTTTAATGAATCGCCAACTGGATGCAACGGCAGGAAGACTTTTACAAAGTGAATTAGAAAAACAAGGGATGAAATTCTTGATGGAAAAAGATACGAAAGCCGTTCTTGGAGGTGATCGGGCAGAAGGCCTATCATTTAAAGACGGCACTTCCATCCAAGCCGATTTAGTCGTTATGGCTGTAGGGATTCGTCCGAACTGTCATTTGGCAAAAGAAAGCGGCATTTCCACTAATCGCGGTGTGATTGTCAATGATTTCATGCAAACTGACCTTCCTAATATATATGCAGTTGGAGAATGTGTAGAGCATGACGGCAACACTTACGGACTCGTTGCACCTTTATATGAACAGGCGAAAGTTTTAGCAAATTTTATCTGCGGTAATGAAACAAAACCTTATCGCGGATCCGTTGTTTCAACGCAACTGAAGGTTTCTGGTGTTGAAGTATTTTCTGCTGGTGACTTTTTAGAAGGACAAGACAAAAAGGCGATAAAAATATTTGATGAACAAGACGGAATATATAAAAAAATTGTGCTAAAGGAAAATCAAATCGTCGGAGCAGTCCTTTTTGGCGACAGCAGCGAAGGCAGCCGGTTATTTTCTATGATTCAAAAACAGGCTGATATTTCGAATACAGAGAAGGTGTCGATTTTACAGCCTATTGGTGAAGAAGCCGGGGAAAGTTTGGTTGCCAGTATGACTGACGAAGAAATTGTGTGCGGCTGTAACGGTGTGTCAAAAGGAGCTATAGTCCAGGCCATTCAGCAGCAAGGCTGTTCTACAGTTAATGAAATAAAGGCTTGTACAAATGCATCTCGATCATGTGGCGGCTGTAAAGGGTTAGTTGCAGATGTTCTGCAGCACACAATGGGAGAAGATTTTGATGCTGCTTCACAAAAAGAAGCGATTTGTGGCTGTACGACTTTGTCGAGAGAAGAAGTTGTTGAACAGATAAAAGAAAAAGGCCTAACCCATGTTAGGGAAGTGATGAATGTTCTGGGTTGGAGTGAAGAGGAAGGCTGTTCTAAATGCCGTCCTGCCCTGAACTACTATTTAGGGATGGTCAATCCTACGAACTATGAGGATGAGAGAGAATCCCGTTTTGTTAATGAGAGAATGCATGCGAATATTCAAAAAGATGGAACCTATTCCGTCGTTCCGCGAATGTACGGCGGCGTAACCAATTCAAAAGATTTGCGCCGTATTGCCGATGTTGTGGAGAAATACGAAATCCCATTAGTAAAAGTAACAGGCGGACAGCGTCTGGATTTATTAGGGGTGAAAAAAGAAGACTTACCAAAAGTCTGGGAAGATTTAGATATGCCTTCAGGATTTGCTTACGGAAAATCACTGCGAACGGTAAAAACCTGTGTAGGCGAACAATTTTGCCGGTTTGGTACGCAAGACTCAATTTCACTCGGGATTTATTTAGAAAAAAAATTCGAAGGCTTGCAAACCCCGCATAAAGTGAAAATGGCTGTATCTGCTTGTCCAAGAAGCTGTGCAGAATCTGGATTTAAAGATATTGGCTTCATTGGAATAGACGGCGGCTGGGAACTTTACGTCGGAGGAAACGGCGGGACCCACGTGCGCGGAGGAGATTTGCTATACAAAGTCAAAACGGTAGAAGAAGTTCTTGAGGTAACAGGTGCTTATTTACAGTATTATCGTGAAACGGCAAATTATTTAGAGCGGACTTCCGCTTGGATTGAGCGGGTTGGCTTAGCCCACGTCCAATCTGTTTTAGACGATAAGGAAAAGCGCCGTGAATTGAATGTTCGGATGGACGAAGCGTTATCAGTATACAAAGATCCATGGAAACAGATTCTTAATGACGAAAAAACAATGAAAGAATTGTTTGAAAATGTAGTTATGTCCTAA
- the nasC gene encoding assimilatory nitrate reductase catalytic subunit NasC translates to MTEMLLKYFRTKLQEVQRERIYDSQCPYCSMQCKMQLIEQTGISRKSYVTVGKDNPTSEGRLCIKGMNAHQHALHQERIKYPLLKVDGEFVRISWKQALQHIKEKFTAIQAESGHDAISIFGSASITNEEAYLLGKFARVGLKTKYIDYNGRFCMSAAASAAAQTFGMDRGLTNSLQEIPNVRCIILSGTNIAECQPTIMPYFEKAKENGAYIIAIDPRETATTKIADLHLKVRPGMDAALANGLLKVIFEENYVDEAFIKARSKGFDEVKAHISSLDWDEIVDMSGVPIEQIRKAAIMFGKEESGMIFTARGVEQQTNGSITVRNFLNILIATGKIGKPNCGYGAITGQGNGQGAREHGQKADQLPGYRLIENEEHREHIARVWGINKEDLPRKGVSAYEMMEKVHNGEIKAMLLMCSNPVVSAPNANFIKEAIEKLSFFVAVDLFISETAKLADLILPASSYLEDEGTMTNLEGRVTLREASMPTPGEAKHDWQIICDIAHVLGKGDYFSYSSAEEIFNELREASRGGIADYYGMTYDRLRKEGGILWPCPDTAHPGTTRLFEEAFPRPDGKAEMVAVSNHPEVPKEMPDERYPLYLTSGRIMSHYQTGVQTRKSSALAARNFESFMEIHPETAAKYRIQDNMLTKIESAKGSIIVRSKWSNTIRKDTVFVPFHWSDIQNVNLLVSDQLDPTCKMPGFKVCAVKVSPKA, encoded by the coding sequence ATGACTGAGATGTTATTAAAATACTTCCGCACGAAGCTTCAAGAGGTACAAAGGGAAAGAATCTATGATTCTCAATGTCCGTATTGCAGTATGCAATGCAAGATGCAGCTGATCGAACAAACCGGAATCTCTAGAAAGTCCTATGTAACAGTCGGAAAAGATAACCCGACATCAGAAGGCAGACTATGTATAAAAGGCATGAATGCGCATCAGCATGCGCTTCATCAGGAAAGAATCAAATATCCTTTGTTAAAAGTGGATGGTGAATTTGTCCGAATTTCATGGAAGCAAGCGCTGCAGCATATAAAAGAAAAATTCACTGCTATTCAAGCTGAAAGCGGCCATGATGCCATTTCTATATTCGGAAGCGCATCGATTACGAATGAAGAAGCCTATTTATTAGGGAAATTTGCCCGTGTCGGGTTAAAAACAAAATACATCGACTATAATGGCCGATTTTGCATGTCAGCAGCAGCTTCTGCAGCCGCTCAAACATTCGGAATGGACAGAGGCTTGACGAATAGTCTGCAGGAAATACCGAATGTTCGCTGTATCATCCTATCTGGCACAAATATCGCAGAGTGTCAGCCTACGATCATGCCTTACTTTGAGAAAGCGAAAGAAAATGGCGCTTATATCATTGCCATCGATCCGAGAGAAACGGCCACAACCAAAATAGCTGACCTGCATTTAAAAGTCAGACCGGGAATGGATGCAGCTTTAGCTAACGGGCTGTTAAAGGTGATTTTTGAAGAAAACTATGTAGATGAAGCATTTATTAAAGCACGATCTAAAGGATTTGACGAAGTGAAGGCACATATTTCGTCTTTAGATTGGGATGAAATTGTTGACATGAGCGGTGTACCGATTGAGCAGATTCGCAAAGCAGCAATTATGTTTGGCAAAGAAGAGAGCGGCATGATTTTTACTGCAAGGGGAGTGGAGCAGCAAACAAACGGCTCGATTACCGTTCGCAACTTCCTGAATATTCTCATCGCTACCGGCAAAATCGGCAAACCGAATTGCGGGTACGGGGCAATTACAGGTCAAGGTAATGGCCAGGGAGCTAGAGAGCATGGACAAAAAGCGGACCAGCTTCCAGGATACCGCTTGATTGAAAATGAAGAACACAGGGAGCATATCGCAAGAGTGTGGGGAATTAATAAAGAGGATCTCCCGAGAAAAGGTGTTTCCGCATACGAGATGATGGAAAAAGTCCACAACGGGGAAATCAAGGCGATGCTGCTAATGTGTTCGAATCCAGTTGTGTCAGCTCCTAACGCAAATTTTATTAAAGAAGCAATAGAAAAGCTATCTTTCTTTGTAGCTGTTGATCTATTTATTTCAGAAACGGCAAAGTTAGCCGATTTAATATTGCCTGCCTCCTCATATCTGGAGGATGAAGGGACGATGACCAATCTGGAAGGAAGAGTCACTTTACGGGAAGCGAGTATGCCTACTCCAGGAGAAGCAAAGCATGACTGGCAAATTATTTGTGATATTGCGCACGTACTTGGCAAAGGAGACTATTTTTCCTATTCGTCTGCTGAAGAGATCTTTAATGAACTAAGGGAAGCTTCGCGCGGCGGCATTGCTGATTATTATGGGATGACGTATGACCGTCTCAGAAAGGAAGGCGGGATTTTGTGGCCGTGTCCTGACACCGCCCATCCAGGGACGACGAGATTATTTGAAGAAGCATTTCCCCGCCCGGATGGAAAAGCGGAAATGGTTGCTGTCTCAAATCATCCAGAAGTTCCGAAAGAAATGCCAGATGAAAGATATCCGTTATATCTAACTTCAGGAAGAATCATGTCTCATTACCAAACTGGGGTACAAACAAGAAAAAGCTCGGCGCTCGCTGCAAGAAATTTTGAATCGTTTATGGAAATCCATCCGGAAACAGCAGCTAAATATCGGATTCAAGACAATATGTTAACAAAAATTGAGTCGGCAAAAGGAAGTATTATTGTCCGAAGCAAATGGTCAAATACGATTCGAAAAGATACCGTATTTGTGCCGTTTCATTGGTCTGATATACAAAATGTCAATCTACTAGTATCAGATCAGCTGGACCCAACTTGTAAAATGCCTGGATTTAAAGTATGCGCAGTAAAAGTAAGCCCCAAAGCCTAA
- the nirB gene encoding nitrite reductase large subunit NirB, with amino-acid sequence MNKQRLIVVGNGMAAVQCIQEIVECNPSHFEIFVFGSEPYPGYNRILLSSVLQGSKSFDDISLNYLEWYEEHGIQLFTGETVVKIDPERKRIVTNKEKQFLYDKLIIATGSVPNRIPIPGNDKEGVLAFRTIEDCQKMIEISQRYKHAAVIGGGLLGLEAARGLMNLGMTVNVIHKSEYLMERQLDKRASKMLQNELENQGMNFLLNKETSEIIGENHVEGLRFKDGSDIEADLIVMAAGVRPNVQLAAESGIHVNRAILVNDYMETSQKDVYAVGECTEHKGVVYGLVKPLYEQGKVLAKHVCGLPVKGYPGSVLSTHLKVSGIDVFSAGLLDESETAKERAYYDEIDGVYKKMIFQDNKLVGAVLFGDTKDGMKYLDLIVKKKDLSDEEKSMLFQSSDGSAVDTLENSDIICNCNAVSKGMIIEAVLKEGLETIEEVKACTKASGSCGGCRPLVGELLSYIKSDNFNEEIEHNPMCACTSLTEEEVVFEMQMRGVTTVQEVMNELGWENNEGCSLCRPALNYYLGMIHPDLSKGTYTNAILQENGTYSITPQLYGGLTSAEELRKIADVAQKYNISNIEITSEQRINLGGIKKEDLQSICSELDVAISSANGHIIQTVKTSAGETSCKCEKLHAQNLAIKLERRLNSLTTPNRLKIAVSSCPLDCASAMIEDIGIIYIDRGWEIYAGGSKTELKKGKLLSVASTEDEAIDLIRGTIQYYRETANYLESVWQWLDRAGLIHIREVLFSKELLHQLLSRQGEDIARLRKTERSYS; translated from the coding sequence TTGAATAAGCAAAGACTAATCGTAGTAGGAAACGGAATGGCAGCGGTGCAGTGCATTCAGGAAATCGTTGAATGCAATCCAAGCCATTTTGAGATTTTCGTATTTGGAAGTGAACCATACCCTGGCTATAATCGAATATTATTATCATCTGTACTCCAGGGAAGCAAGTCATTCGATGATATCTCTTTAAATTATCTGGAATGGTATGAAGAACACGGAATACAACTATTTACAGGTGAAACAGTTGTCAAAATAGACCCTGAGAGAAAACGAATCGTTACGAATAAAGAAAAACAATTCCTGTATGACAAACTAATTATAGCAACAGGCTCTGTTCCAAACAGAATCCCTATTCCGGGGAATGATAAAGAAGGCGTTTTGGCATTCAGGACGATTGAGGATTGCCAGAAAATGATTGAAATTTCACAAAGATACAAACATGCAGCAGTCATCGGTGGGGGCTTATTAGGGCTTGAAGCAGCGCGAGGATTGATGAACCTGGGCATGACTGTGAATGTTATTCATAAATCCGAATATTTAATGGAGCGGCAGCTTGACAAGCGGGCATCTAAAATGCTGCAAAATGAGTTGGAAAATCAGGGAATGAATTTTTTATTAAACAAAGAAACTAGTGAAATCATTGGTGAAAACCATGTAGAAGGATTGCGATTTAAAGACGGATCAGATATAGAAGCTGATTTAATCGTTATGGCAGCAGGTGTCAGGCCTAATGTTCAGTTAGCGGCTGAAAGCGGAATTCATGTAAATCGTGCAATCTTGGTGAATGATTACATGGAAACAAGCCAAAAAGATGTCTATGCCGTCGGTGAATGTACAGAGCATAAAGGGGTCGTTTACGGCCTTGTAAAACCGCTATATGAGCAGGGAAAAGTACTTGCCAAGCATGTTTGCGGTTTACCTGTGAAGGGATACCCAGGATCTGTTCTCTCTACTCATTTAAAAGTATCAGGGATTGATGTATTTTCTGCGGGCCTGCTTGATGAAAGTGAAACAGCAAAAGAAAGAGCCTATTATGACGAAATCGATGGTGTCTATAAAAAAATGATCTTTCAAGATAATAAGCTGGTAGGTGCCGTTTTATTTGGAGATACGAAAGATGGAATGAAATATTTGGATTTGATCGTGAAAAAGAAGGATCTATCAGATGAGGAAAAATCAATGCTATTTCAATCATCTGATGGCAGTGCGGTCGATACTTTGGAGAATTCAGATATTATTTGCAACTGCAATGCAGTTTCAAAGGGAATGATTATTGAGGCCGTTCTAAAAGAAGGTCTAGAAACAATTGAAGAAGTGAAAGCATGCACAAAGGCTTCAGGGTCGTGCGGAGGATGCCGGCCATTGGTGGGAGAGCTTCTATCTTATATTAAAAGCGATAATTTCAATGAAGAAATTGAGCATAATCCAATGTGTGCGTGCACCTCTTTAACAGAGGAAGAAGTGGTATTTGAAATGCAAATGAGGGGCGTTACAACTGTTCAAGAAGTTATGAATGAGCTTGGATGGGAAAATAACGAGGGCTGCTCATTATGCCGTCCAGCACTGAATTATTACTTGGGAATGATTCATCCAGATTTAAGTAAGGGCACATACACAAATGCAATTCTTCAAGAAAACGGGACCTATTCCATTACGCCGCAGCTTTACGGCGGCTTAACATCGGCGGAAGAGCTTCGGAAAATCGCGGATGTTGCCCAAAAATACAACATATCGAATATTGAGATCACGAGTGAACAACGAATCAATCTTGGCGGCATCAAAAAAGAGGATCTGCAAAGCATTTGCAGCGAACTGGATGTAGCGATTTCTTCTGCGAATGGACACATCATTCAGACTGTAAAGACAAGTGCCGGGGAAACGTCCTGCAAATGTGAAAAGCTGCATGCTCAGAATCTTGCAATCAAACTGGAAAGGCGCCTGAATTCCCTTACTACACCAAATCGTTTAAAAATCGCGGTCTCCTCCTGTCCCCTTGATTGTGCAAGCGCAATGATTGAGGATATCGGAATTATATACATTGACAGGGGATGGGAAATTTACGCGGGTGGCAGCAAAACCGAATTGAAGAAAGGCAAATTGCTTAGTGTTGCTTCAACCGAAGACGAAGCAATCGATTTGATAAGAGGAACAATCCAGTATTATCGTGAAACGGCAAATTATTTAGAGTCTGTATGGCAATGGCTTGATCGAGCCGGACTTATCCACATAAGAGAAGTGCTGTTTTCGAAAGAATTGCTTCACCAATTGCTGTCAAGACAGGGTGAAGATATAGCAAGACTTCGTAAGACAGAGAGAAGTTACTCGTAA
- a CDS encoding nitrate/nitrite transporter — translation MKLSGLRKSGHAPSLLASFLYFDVSFMIWVMLGALGVYITNDFGLSPSQKGLIVAIPILSGSFFRLIVGVLTDRIGPKKTAIGGMLVTMIPLLWGWLFGNTLTELYCIGILLGVAGASFSAALPMASRWYPPELQGLAMGIAGAGNSGTVFATLFGPRIAEQIGWNGVMGLALIPLLIVFITYVIIAKDAPSQPPAKPLTAYLDVLKFKDTWYFCLLYGVTFGGFVGLTSFLSIFFVDQYNLSKVSAGDFVTLCVIAGSLFRPVGGLIADKIGGVRLLFVLFIGVAICMFGVSLLPPLPAVITLLFAGMLFLGMGNGAVFQLVPQRFQEEIGVITGIVGAAGGVGGFFIPNILGTLKQISGTYASGFMVYSLIGIGALLVLFIAQVSWRKTFSSKNASVKV, via the coding sequence ATGAAATTATCAGGTTTGAGAAAAAGCGGCCACGCTCCCTCATTGCTTGCATCTTTTTTATACTTTGATGTCAGCTTTATGATTTGGGTTATGCTTGGTGCACTTGGGGTATACATTACGAATGATTTTGGACTTTCGCCATCACAAAAAGGCTTGATCGTAGCTATACCGATCCTATCTGGTTCATTCTTTCGTCTAATCGTTGGAGTGTTAACTGATCGGATAGGGCCTAAAAAAACAGCGATTGGCGGTATGCTCGTTACTATGATCCCGCTATTGTGGGGATGGTTATTCGGTAACACATTAACTGAACTTTATTGCATTGGAATTTTATTAGGAGTTGCAGGAGCAAGTTTTTCTGCCGCCCTGCCAATGGCAAGCAGATGGTATCCTCCTGAATTACAAGGATTAGCGATGGGAATTGCAGGAGCAGGAAATAGCGGAACCGTATTCGCCACACTTTTTGGACCGCGTATTGCAGAGCAAATCGGATGGAATGGTGTCATGGGACTAGCCCTTATACCACTTTTAATCGTTTTTATTACGTATGTGATAATTGCAAAAGACGCCCCTTCCCAGCCGCCTGCAAAGCCTTTGACTGCGTATCTTGATGTATTAAAATTTAAAGATACTTGGTATTTTTGCTTGCTTTATGGAGTCACATTCGGAGGTTTTGTTGGTTTAACTAGTTTTTTAAGTATCTTTTTTGTCGACCAATACAATTTATCTAAAGTTTCTGCTGGTGATTTCGTAACACTTTGTGTCATAGCAGGCAGCTTATTCCGGCCGGTCGGCGGATTAATTGCTGATAAAATCGGCGGTGTGCGTCTCCTTTTCGTATTGTTTATTGGTGTCGCAATATGCATGTTTGGCGTAAGCCTGCTTCCTCCTTTACCTGCGGTAATAACTTTGCTTTTTGCAGGTATGCTGTTTCTCGGAATGGGGAACGGAGCTGTTTTTCAGCTTGTCCCTCAAAGGTTTCAAGAAGAAATCGGCGTAATAACTGGTATTGTAGGGGCAGCCGGAGGAGTCGGAGGATTTTTCATCCCTAATATCCTTGGGACGCTAAAGCAAATTTCCGGAACGTATGCATCAGGATTTATGGTCTACTCATTGATCGGTATTGGTGCATTACTCGTATTATTCATTGCGCAAGTGTCATGGAGAAAAACGTTTTCTTCAAAAAATGCGTCCGTAAAAGTCTAA
- the rfbD gene encoding dTDP-4-dehydrorhamnose reductase: MKFFITGANGQLGNELIETIKKDNKHSVIGYGKQQLDITDSNRLKEVLQLEKPDCIINAAAFTNMDLCEKEQELAILSNGLGPYNLAAEAKKRGIKLFHISSGYVYSGEKFPPYFEEDPTDPKTIFGKSKKLGEELALQENKEITIIRTSWLFGHFGENFVKSTYDLSLSSKEIFTINDQYGCPTYAKDLAFALLKLLQHPPGIYHVVNSGSCTWFEFAEEIIRIIGADTKVIPISSEQYGFKTRRPKYTLLSLEKIRKKGILMRHWREALRDYAKREFDDRDKQNERKKASV; encoded by the coding sequence ATGAAGTTTTTTATCACTGGTGCAAATGGACAGCTGGGCAATGAGTTAATAGAAACAATTAAAAAAGATAATAAACATTCAGTCATCGGATATGGGAAGCAGCAGCTCGATATAACTGACAGTAACCGATTAAAAGAAGTTCTTCAACTTGAAAAGCCTGACTGCATCATAAATGCTGCAGCTTTTACTAATATGGATCTCTGTGAAAAAGAACAAGAGCTGGCTATACTCAGTAACGGGCTTGGCCCTTACAATCTTGCTGCTGAAGCAAAAAAAAGAGGCATTAAGCTTTTCCATATTTCTTCCGGCTATGTGTACAGCGGTGAAAAGTTTCCTCCATATTTTGAGGAAGACCCGACAGATCCAAAAACAATTTTCGGCAAAAGTAAAAAACTAGGGGAAGAGCTTGCATTGCAGGAAAATAAAGAAATAACGATTATTCGGACGTCTTGGCTGTTTGGTCATTTCGGAGAAAATTTTGTCAAATCAACATACGACTTATCTCTTAGTTCAAAAGAAATTTTCACCATCAATGATCAATATGGCTGCCCAACCTATGCAAAGGATTTAGCGTTTGCGCTGCTTAAACTGCTGCAGCATCCTCCGGGAATCTATCACGTGGTCAATTCCGGCAGCTGTACCTGGTTTGAATTTGCAGAAGAAATCATCCGCATAATCGGAGCGGATACAAAAGTTATCCCTATTTCAAGCGAGCAATACGGATTCAAAACACGCCGGCCGAAGTATACATTATTAAGTTTAGAAAAGATCAGAAAAAAAGGGATCTTGATGAGACATTGGCGAGAAGCATTGCGGGATTATGCAAAACGTGAGTTTGATGATAGAGATAAACAAAATGAAAGGAAAAAAGCTAGTGTTTAA
- a CDS encoding ketopantoate reductase family protein, producing MRILVVGAGATGGYLGARLAEAGTDVTFLVREKRKKRLSETQLKVSSVKGDVSIVPKMVVREEQSPFDVIFITSKAYSLDQVIHDIKPFTYSETLIVPFLNGFAHYEKLFKTFSQEQVLGGLCFIESTLNHEGHILHTSQAHRFVFGEWNGKRTNRIESLEKEFDGINAEIVSSNQIMKEVWHKYLFIAALSGITTLFKQPIGPILKLETGRNTTIQVIREIVSVMRAIQAPLSESIESDTFSQMQNMHEEMKSSMLRDMEKGSVIEDDHLHGYLIKKGAEHGFKVPVLETIYTNLKLYSMNHNNIM from the coding sequence ATGAGAATCTTAGTCGTAGGAGCAGGTGCAACTGGCGGATATCTGGGAGCGCGGTTAGCGGAAGCCGGAACTGACGTTACTTTTCTTGTGAGAGAGAAGAGAAAGAAACGCTTGAGCGAAACACAATTGAAGGTATCAAGTGTAAAAGGGGATGTGTCAATTGTCCCCAAAATGGTCGTTCGTGAAGAGCAGTCCCCCTTTGATGTAATTTTCATCACTTCCAAGGCTTATTCTTTGGACCAAGTTATTCATGATATTAAGCCATTTACATATTCTGAAACGTTGATTGTGCCTTTTTTAAACGGATTTGCCCATTATGAAAAACTATTTAAAACCTTTTCACAAGAACAAGTACTCGGTGGTCTTTGTTTCATCGAATCCACCTTAAATCACGAAGGCCATATTCTACATACCAGCCAGGCCCATAGATTTGTTTTTGGGGAATGGAATGGTAAGCGTACAAATCGAATAGAATCACTTGAGAAAGAGTTTGACGGTATAAATGCCGAAATTGTATCAAGTAATCAAATAATGAAGGAAGTTTGGCATAAATATTTGTTTATTGCAGCACTGTCCGGTATTACAACACTATTTAAACAGCCGATCGGACCGATTTTAAAGCTTGAAACCGGCAGGAACACGACGATCCAGGTTATACGTGAAATCGTGTCCGTAATGAGAGCCATTCAAGCACCGCTGTCTGAAAGCATTGAGTCCGATACGTTTAGCCAGATGCAAAACATGCACGAGGAAATGAAATCGTCCATGCTTCGAGATATGGAAAAGGGAAGCGTGATTGAAGATGATCATCTTCACGGATACTTGATCAAAAAAGGAGCTGAGCATGGCTTTAAAGTCCCAGTACTTGAAACCATTTATACGAATTTGAAGCTTTATTCGATGAACCATAATAATATTATGTAA